Proteins found in one Subtercola endophyticus genomic segment:
- a CDS encoding MurR/RpiR family transcriptional regulator, which produces MTAAPEAQSAAAPIGQRIDNSYAELSPQEQRAADFILDHIDDLAVYNASELARLSGVSKATVSRLFRSLGFTDAQEVRDHARALRSEGVPLGGIALGSGGPNLELDHGRAALEAHLEQERSNIQRALEAVTDGRLDAAAALLARARRVVVIGLRNSYPVALHLRQQLIQGLGDVRLAPQPAQSIGEELVGLGPDDAAIVVGFRRRPHGFTGVVDALRQLSVPVVLIGDSSAARYAPHSTVWLDCPVDSVTALDSYAAANSLVALLASETLGVAARGTRSRISSINRLYGDLNELE; this is translated from the coding sequence GTGACCGCCGCCCCCGAAGCGCAGTCGGCGGCGGCGCCGATCGGGCAGCGCATCGACAACTCGTACGCCGAGCTCTCGCCGCAAGAGCAGCGGGCGGCCGACTTCATTCTCGATCACATCGACGATCTCGCCGTGTACAACGCCAGCGAGCTCGCCCGCCTCAGCGGTGTCTCGAAGGCGACCGTGAGCCGACTGTTTCGCAGCCTCGGCTTCACCGACGCGCAAGAAGTGCGCGATCACGCTCGCGCCCTGCGTAGCGAGGGCGTCCCCCTCGGCGGAATCGCCCTCGGCTCAGGCGGCCCGAACCTCGAACTGGATCACGGCAGAGCGGCGCTCGAGGCGCACCTCGAGCAAGAGCGGTCGAACATCCAGCGCGCCCTCGAAGCCGTGACCGACGGCCGACTGGATGCCGCGGCCGCCCTGCTGGCCCGTGCCCGCCGCGTCGTGGTGATCGGCCTGCGCAATTCGTACCCCGTCGCCCTGCACCTGCGGCAGCAGCTCATCCAAGGACTGGGCGACGTTCGCCTCGCCCCCCAGCCCGCGCAGTCGATCGGTGAAGAGCTCGTCGGCCTCGGCCCCGACGACGCGGCCATCGTCGTCGGCTTCCGCCGCCGTCCGCACGGCTTCACCGGCGTAGTTGATGCCCTGCGGCAGTTGAGCGTACCCGTCGTGCTGATCGGCGATTCCTCCGCCGCACGCTACGCCCCCCACTCCACCGTCTGGCTGGACTGCCCCGTCGACAGCGTCACAGCCCTCGACAGCTATGCCGCCGCGAACAGCCTCGTCGCCCTGCTCGCCAGCGAGACCCTCGGAGTCGCGGCCCGCGGTACTCGCTCCCGCATCTCCTCCATCAACCGCCTCTACGGCGACCTCAACGAGCTCGAGTAG